Proteins co-encoded in one Pyramidobacter piscolens W5455 genomic window:
- the acpP gene encoding acyl carrier protein, whose protein sequence is MTKADVLARLKEIIIDRLDVEEEQIRPEASFVEDLGADSLDIVELIMGIEEEFDIEIPDEDAEKLTTVGEAINYAASKLGIEE, encoded by the coding sequence ATGACTAAAGCAGATGTTCTCGCTCGCCTGAAGGAAATCATTATCGACCGTCTTGACGTGGAAGAGGAGCAGATCCGTCCCGAGGCTTCCTTTGTGGAAGATCTCGGCGCCGATTCCCTTGACATCGTCGAGCTGATCATGGGCATCGAGGAAGAGTTCGACATCGAGATCCCCGATGAGGATGCCGAGAAGCTGACCACTGTCGGTGAAGCGATCAACTACGCCGCCAGTAAGCTTGGCATTGAGGAGTAA
- the tilS gene encoding tRNA lysidine(34) synthetase TilS — protein MTKSDVPRRFRGVMERRGWLGQTPVLLGVSGGSDSMSLLCAFSRLYEPSQLVVLHMDHGLRGASSRDGEFVKKRCAELGVRCVIERRPVSALSRKGESEEAAGRRLRYELYEETAQRFGCRLVALGHTRDDLAENTLMNLARGCGLWGVAGMPEQRDIYIRPLLSFRRQELRDFLRAQGWSWVDDETNALNIYQRNRVRNEVMPLLAREVNSGVVEHLASLAEEAQLWRKMQEEQSSALCREVSLPQRGWPCLSLSKLRRVHEFQRRELVRFVGRRLELPALSRVRIEELDRLMRRSGRFVFQWGSAVDVEAGGGMLCWHPAAEKRLEALELSLGETARWGGWRVSLRRKDASAEAGFGLRCPLDGARPVVLQKNSEKYDVTTSFFPVIFQKNVFRAEKKQNQWEILRHSVKYNIVAEVVLSPLVGRWRESLWN, from the coding sequence GTGACGAAAAGCGATGTGCCGCGGCGCTTTCGCGGCGTCATGGAACGACGCGGCTGGCTCGGTCAAACGCCGGTGCTGCTCGGCGTTTCGGGCGGCAGCGATTCGATGAGCCTGCTGTGCGCTTTTTCCCGGCTTTACGAGCCTTCGCAGTTGGTTGTGCTTCACATGGACCACGGTCTCCGCGGCGCTTCGTCCCGCGACGGCGAGTTCGTAAAAAAGCGCTGCGCGGAATTGGGCGTGCGCTGCGTGATCGAGCGTCGTCCGGTCTCCGCGTTGTCACGCAAAGGCGAATCCGAGGAAGCGGCGGGGCGTCGGCTTCGCTACGAGCTCTACGAAGAGACGGCGCAAAGATTCGGCTGTCGCTTGGTGGCGCTGGGGCATACGCGCGACGACCTGGCCGAGAACACGCTCATGAATCTGGCCCGCGGCTGCGGGCTTTGGGGCGTGGCGGGGATGCCGGAACAGCGCGACATTTATATCCGGCCGCTGCTTTCGTTCCGCCGCCAGGAACTGCGCGATTTTCTCCGCGCCCAGGGCTGGAGCTGGGTAGACGACGAGACGAACGCGCTGAACATCTACCAGCGCAACCGCGTCCGCAACGAAGTGATGCCTCTGTTGGCCCGCGAGGTCAATTCCGGCGTCGTCGAGCATCTGGCTTCTCTGGCCGAAGAGGCGCAGCTTTGGCGGAAGATGCAGGAAGAACAGTCGTCCGCGCTGTGCCGCGAGGTCTCGCTGCCGCAGCGCGGCTGGCCGTGCCTGAGCCTGAGCAAATTGCGCCGCGTCCACGAGTTCCAGCGCCGGGAACTGGTGCGCTTTGTGGGGCGCCGGCTGGAGCTGCCCGCCTTGTCCAGAGTGCGCATTGAAGAGTTGGATCGCTTGATGCGCCGCTCCGGACGTTTTGTGTTCCAATGGGGCTCCGCGGTCGACGTGGAAGCCGGCGGCGGCATGCTGTGCTGGCATCCGGCGGCGGAGAAGCGTTTGGAGGCGCTTGAGCTTTCGCTCGGCGAAACGGCGCGTTGGGGCGGCTGGAGAGTTTCGCTGCGGCGGAAGGACGCGTCTGCGGAGGCCGGTTTTGGCCTACGCTGTCCACTCGATGGGGCACGGCCGGTCGTTCTGCAAAAAAACAGTGAAAAATACGATGTGACAACGTCTTTTTTTCCGGTGATTTTTCAGAAAAATGTTTTTCGGGCGGAAAAAAAACAAAACCAATGGGAAATCCTTCGCCATAGTGTAAAATATAACATCGTTGCTGAGGTTGTTTTGAGTCCCCTTGTCGGGCGCTGGAGGGAATCTTTATGGAATTGA
- the hpt gene encoding hypoxanthine phosphoribosyltransferase has translation MELKAAEVLIAREQIAARVRVLASEISKKYDGQSLTVIGILRGAVIFMADLVREISPSVNVVMEFMKAASYGASTTSSGKVTISQGTGIAVKGRNILIVEDIVDTGLTLQHLRGYFKDEGAASVEVCVLLDKRERRVVDVPVEYTGFVIPDEFVVGYGMDYDQKMRNLPSIHTVRSVSE, from the coding sequence ATGGAATTGAAGGCAGCGGAAGTTCTGATCGCCAGGGAGCAGATCGCCGCGCGCGTTCGCGTGCTGGCATCGGAAATCAGTAAAAAATACGACGGGCAGAGTTTGACTGTCATCGGCATCCTGCGCGGCGCGGTGATCTTCATGGCCGACCTGGTGCGCGAGATCTCGCCGTCGGTGAACGTCGTCATGGAGTTCATGAAGGCCGCATCCTACGGCGCTTCGACCACGTCGTCGGGCAAAGTGACCATCTCGCAGGGAACCGGCATCGCAGTGAAGGGACGCAACATTTTGATCGTCGAGGACATCGTGGATACGGGGCTGACGCTGCAGCACCTGCGCGGATACTTCAAGGACGAGGGCGCCGCGTCCGTGGAAGTGTGCGTTTTGCTGGACAAAAGGGAACGACGCGTCGTCGACGTGCCGGTGGAGTATACGGGATTCGTGATTCCCGATGAGTTCGTGGTCGGCTACGGCATGGATTATGATCAGAAGATGCGCAACCTGCCTTCGATCCACACGGTGCGCTCCGTCTCGGAGTGA
- the fabF gene encoding beta-ketoacyl-ACP synthase II, with amino-acid sequence MNRRVVITGLGVVSPVGIGKDNYWRALEAGENGIRNITAFDASDYNVKIAGEVRDFDPDLYMAKKEAKRTDRVIQFSTAAASMALEDAKLDPASVDPWKFGVYIGSGTGGLHTSWEGYQDLSEKGPRHVGPFAIPMMISNMTSAYIAIKYGCKGPNMCIVTACASSINSIGEAWYAVQRGDADVMLAGGAEACVMGLTVAGFASMKALCTTHNDDPERACRPFDKDRAGFIVAEGAGVVVLEDLERARARGAHIYGELTGYGATCDAYHLTAPDPDGVGAMKAMELAMTQSGWDGVDLVNAHGTSTHLNEIMESKAINGLLGDKAKDTLVTSTKSIFGHTLGAAGGVAVVAALQSFEQGIVHKTRNYETPDPECNVNVVAETLYDRDVKRILVNNFGFGGHNGVLALQKYEG; translated from the coding sequence ATGAATCGAAGAGTCGTGATCACCGGGCTCGGCGTGGTCAGCCCCGTTGGCATCGGCAAGGATAATTACTGGCGCGCCCTCGAAGCGGGAGAAAACGGCATCAGGAACATCACCGCTTTCGACGCGTCCGACTACAATGTGAAAATTGCGGGCGAGGTTCGCGACTTTGACCCTGACCTTTATATGGCTAAAAAAGAGGCCAAGCGCACCGACCGCGTCATTCAGTTCTCGACGGCAGCGGCGTCGATGGCGCTTGAAGACGCAAAACTTGATCCGGCTTCCGTCGATCCATGGAAGTTCGGCGTCTACATCGGTTCCGGCACCGGCGGGCTGCATACCAGCTGGGAAGGATATCAGGACCTTTCCGAAAAAGGCCCCCGTCACGTCGGGCCTTTCGCCATCCCGATGATGATCAGCAACATGACCTCGGCTTACATCGCCATCAAGTACGGCTGCAAAGGTCCCAATATGTGTATCGTCACCGCCTGCGCGTCGTCGATCAACAGCATCGGCGAAGCATGGTACGCCGTCCAGCGCGGCGACGCCGACGTGATGTTGGCCGGCGGCGCCGAGGCCTGCGTGATGGGACTGACGGTAGCCGGTTTTGCCTCCATGAAGGCGCTCTGTACGACTCACAACGACGATCCGGAGCGTGCGTGCCGTCCCTTCGACAAAGACCGGGCCGGTTTCATCGTCGCGGAAGGAGCCGGTGTCGTCGTTCTCGAAGATCTTGAACGCGCCCGCGCCCGCGGCGCTCACATTTACGGCGAGCTGACCGGCTACGGCGCCACATGCGACGCTTATCATCTGACCGCTCCCGATCCCGACGGCGTCGGCGCCATGAAGGCCATGGAGCTGGCCATGACGCAGTCGGGCTGGGACGGCGTGGATTTGGTCAACGCCCATGGAACGTCCACTCATCTCAACGAGATCATGGAGTCCAAGGCCATCAACGGACTTCTCGGCGACAAGGCGAAGGACACGCTCGTCACTTCCACCAAGTCGATTTTCGGCCATACGCTCGGTGCGGCCGGCGGCGTGGCGGTCGTGGCGGCGCTCCAGTCTTTCGAACAGGGGATCGTCCACAAGACGCGCAACTACGAAACGCCCGATCCCGAGTGCAACGTCAACGTCGTCGCTGAAACGCTGTACGATCGGGACGTCAAACGCATCCTCGTCAACAATTTCGGCTTCGGCGGGCACAACGGCGTGCTCGCGCTGCAAAAGTACGAAGGCTGA
- the rnc gene encoding ribonuclease III produces the protein MNEAELARTKDLLEFQRRIGYEFSDPALLEEALTHSSYAHERGVPFWNERLEFLGDAVLEVLISEELFRARPDASEGQMTRERASLVREEVLSAWGHSLGLDGLLLLGMGQRGSASENMIGDAVEALIGALYLDGGLEQARAFLNRRPRGAAREQLDPKSRLQILCQERNGPAPYYELLERKGPEHDPIFIARALLDGRELARGRGTSRKAAEQAAARAALKLIESSKEQL, from the coding sequence ATGAACGAGGCGGAGCTGGCGCGGACAAAAGACCTGCTCGAGTTCCAGCGGCGCATCGGCTACGAGTTCAGCGACCCGGCTCTGCTGGAAGAAGCGCTGACCCATTCGTCCTACGCTCACGAACGGGGAGTTCCGTTCTGGAACGAGCGTCTCGAGTTTCTCGGCGACGCCGTGCTGGAAGTGCTGATCAGCGAGGAACTGTTCCGCGCCCGCCCCGACGCCAGCGAAGGGCAGATGACCCGCGAGCGCGCCTCGCTGGTTCGCGAAGAAGTGCTTTCCGCCTGGGGGCACTCCTTGGGCTTGGACGGTCTGCTCCTTTTGGGAATGGGGCAGCGCGGCAGCGCCAGCGAAAACATGATCGGCGACGCGGTCGAGGCTTTGATCGGGGCTCTTTATCTCGACGGCGGGCTGGAACAGGCCCGCGCTTTTCTGAACCGTCGCCCGCGGGGAGCGGCGCGCGAGCAGCTCGATCCGAAGAGCCGTCTGCAGATTCTCTGCCAGGAACGGAACGGTCCGGCGCCTTATTATGAACTTCTTGAGCGCAAAGGGCCGGAGCACGATCCGATTTTTATCGCCCGGGCTCTGCTGGACGGCAGGGAACTTGCCCGCGGCAGAGGAACCAGTCGCAAGGCAGCTGAGCAGGCGGCGGCAAGGGCGGCCTTGAAACTGATCGAATCGTCAAAAGAACAGCTCTGA
- the ftsH gene encoding ATP-dependent zinc metalloprotease FtsH translates to MQRLMKNLGVYLILVVLVVSVVNMFLTPQTAGPEVAEVPYSQFKTDLAAGRIKNFTINEMKAQGRYADGKTFVSNIVGVKDVAEEAAARGVEVRIAEPPETPWWMTLASSVFPTLLLIGVWIFFLHNMQGGGGKVMSFAKSKAKMFLDNRPKVTFNDVAGCDEAKEELKEVVEFLKSPDRFTKLGAKVPKGVLLLGSPGTGKTLLARACAGEADVPFFSTSGSDFVEMFVGVGASRVRDLFDQARKYQPCLVFIDEIDAVGRQRGTGLGGGHDEREQTLNQLLVEMDGFDEKTGIILIAATNRADVLDPALLRPGRFDRHVVVDTPDVKGREAILKVHAKDKKFAPDVDFEVLAKRTPGFVGADLANVINEAALLAARGGKTEIGMAELEEGIDRSIAGPERKSRLIGPREKKIIAYHETGHAMVAKLIPGCDPVHKISIIPRGSAALGYTLQLPAEDRFLASKNELTNNICVLLGGRVTEELVFGDITTGASNDLERATQVARSMVTQYGMSSLGPVVLGRQRHEVFLGRDLGEDRNYSDQIAFAIDEEVRKIVEECYVRVKKLLSDNRDKVDLVAETLLEREVMDGHDLAVLLGEEEPVSEKSEEKAASESAGAPAPEEPAPAEEKAADGFIPRAPVVSNEMAPMERKEPPSAKGE, encoded by the coding sequence GTGCAGCGATTAATGAAGAATCTCGGCGTGTATTTGATCCTCGTGGTGCTCGTCGTCAGCGTCGTAAACATGTTTCTCACGCCTCAGACCGCGGGGCCGGAAGTGGCGGAGGTCCCTTACAGCCAATTCAAGACCGATCTGGCCGCGGGACGGATCAAAAACTTCACGATCAACGAGATGAAGGCCCAGGGGCGCTACGCCGACGGCAAGACGTTCGTCAGCAACATCGTCGGCGTCAAGGATGTGGCCGAAGAAGCCGCCGCCCGGGGCGTAGAAGTGAGGATCGCCGAGCCGCCGGAAACGCCGTGGTGGATGACGCTGGCTTCGTCCGTGTTCCCCACGCTGCTGCTGATCGGCGTGTGGATCTTCTTCCTGCACAACATGCAGGGCGGTGGCGGAAAGGTCATGAGTTTTGCCAAGAGCAAGGCGAAAATGTTCCTCGACAACCGTCCCAAGGTGACCTTCAACGACGTGGCCGGCTGCGACGAGGCCAAGGAAGAGCTCAAGGAAGTAGTGGAATTCCTCAAGTCTCCCGACCGCTTTACCAAGTTGGGGGCCAAGGTGCCCAAGGGCGTGCTGCTGCTCGGCTCGCCGGGGACCGGCAAGACCCTGCTGGCCCGCGCCTGCGCCGGCGAGGCCGACGTGCCGTTTTTCAGCACCAGCGGCTCGGACTTCGTGGAGATGTTCGTCGGCGTCGGCGCTTCGCGCGTGCGCGACCTGTTCGACCAGGCCCGCAAGTACCAGCCCTGTCTGGTTTTCATCGACGAGATCGACGCCGTCGGACGCCAGAGAGGCACCGGTCTCGGCGGCGGCCACGACGAGCGCGAGCAGACGCTGAACCAGCTGCTCGTCGAGATGGACGGCTTCGACGAGAAAACGGGCATCATCCTGATCGCGGCCACCAACCGCGCCGACGTGCTCGACCCGGCGCTGCTGCGCCCCGGGCGTTTCGACCGCCACGTGGTCGTGGACACGCCTGACGTGAAGGGGCGCGAAGCGATCCTGAAAGTCCACGCCAAGGACAAAAAATTCGCCCCCGACGTCGATTTCGAGGTGCTGGCCAAGCGCACGCCCGGCTTCGTCGGCGCCGATCTGGCCAACGTCATCAACGAGGCGGCGCTGCTGGCCGCCCGCGGCGGCAAAACGGAGATCGGCATGGCCGAGCTGGAAGAAGGCATCGACCGTTCCATCGCCGGCCCCGAGCGCAAGAGCCGCCTGATCGGCCCGCGCGAGAAGAAGATCATCGCCTACCACGAAACGGGGCACGCGATGGTGGCGAAGCTGATCCCCGGGTGCGATCCCGTGCACAAGATCTCGATCATCCCCCGCGGCAGCGCGGCGCTGGGCTACACGCTGCAGCTGCCGGCGGAAGACCGATTTTTGGCCTCGAAGAACGAGCTGACCAACAACATCTGCGTGCTGCTCGGCGGGCGCGTCACCGAAGAACTGGTCTTCGGCGACATCACCACCGGCGCCAGCAATGACCTGGAACGCGCCACGCAGGTGGCCCGCAGCATGGTCACGCAGTACGGCATGAGCTCTCTTGGCCCCGTCGTGCTGGGACGCCAGCGCCATGAGGTGTTCCTCGGCCGCGACCTGGGCGAAGACCGCAATTACAGCGACCAGATCGCCTTCGCCATCGACGAGGAAGTCCGCAAGATCGTGGAGGAGTGTTACGTTCGCGTCAAAAAGCTGCTGTCGGACAACAGGGACAAGGTCGATCTCGTCGCCGAAACGCTACTCGAACGCGAAGTGATGGACGGTCACGATCTGGCGGTGCTGCTCGGCGAGGAAGAGCCCGTTTCCGAGAAGTCCGAAGAAAAAGCCGCGTCCGAAAGTGCCGGCGCTCCCGCGCCGGAAGAGCCGGCTCCGGCGGAAGAGAAGGCGGCGGACGGCTTTATTCCGCGGGCGCCCGTCGTTTCCAACGAGATGGCCCCGATGGAACGAAAAGAACCGCCCTCTGCAAAAGGCGAATAA
- the fabG gene encoding 3-oxoacyl-[acyl-carrier-protein] reductase, protein MARVALVTGAGRGIGRAVAKRLAADGCSVAVNYRSSAEAAQSLVDEITAAGGKALAFAGDVSSSEAVKKLFDDVKESLGPVEILVNNAGQTKDGLLMRMKDADWDDVLDADLKSVFLCTREAIKSMVRARWGRIVNISSVVGVTGNPGQANYGAAKAGVIGFSKCVAREYAAKGVTVNCVAPGYIATDMTKVLSDAAKEAILTGIPQGRQGDPEDVANAVSFFVQESSSYITGQVLAVDGGMTMA, encoded by the coding sequence ATGGCTCGCGTTGCCTTAGTAACCGGCGCCGGCCGCGGCATCGGCCGCGCGGTGGCGAAGCGCCTGGCCGCCGACGGTTGTTCCGTGGCGGTGAACTATCGTTCTTCGGCGGAAGCGGCCCAGTCCTTGGTGGACGAGATCACGGCCGCCGGCGGAAAAGCGCTGGCTTTTGCCGGCGACGTTTCCAGTTCCGAAGCGGTAAAAAAGCTTTTCGACGACGTCAAAGAGTCCCTCGGCCCCGTCGAGATCCTTGTGAACAACGCCGGGCAGACGAAAGACGGGCTGCTGATGAGAATGAAAGACGCCGACTGGGACGACGTGCTCGACGCCGATCTCAAGTCCGTGTTCCTCTGCACGCGCGAAGCGATCAAATCCATGGTCCGCGCCCGCTGGGGGCGGATCGTCAACATCTCTTCGGTGGTCGGCGTCACGGGCAATCCCGGACAGGCCAATTACGGCGCCGCCAAAGCCGGCGTGATCGGCTTCAGCAAGTGCGTGGCGCGCGAATATGCCGCCAAGGGCGTGACGGTGAACTGCGTCGCTCCCGGTTACATCGCCACCGATATGACGAAAGTCCTGAGCGACGCCGCCAAGGAAGCGATCCTGACGGGCATTCCGCAGGGACGTCAGGGCGATCCCGAGGACGTGGCCAACGCCGTGTCCTTCTTCGTCCAGGAAAGCAGTTCTTATATCACAGGTCAGGTTCTCGCCGTCGACGGCGGGATGACAATGGCATAG